GGGGGAGATCAGCATGGTATATCGACTACTTGCGGTCAATATTGACGGGACATTGCTCCAGTCGAATGGCCGTTTAAATAAATCGACTAAAGAAGCAATAGATTATGTTCACCAAAAAGGTGTCCATGTTGCACTTGTGACGTCAAGAAACTATCACTCAGCAAAAAAAGTGGCCAAAGCCCTAAAAATAAATCCGATGATGGTTGCTCAGCAAGGGGCCTTTGTCGGAGCTTCCGTAGAAAAGCCGATAATGGTAAAAAGAATATCGGAAGAACTGACTGTAGAGCTCGTGCAAATGCTTGAAAAGACCACATGCCAAATATTGCTCATTCATGAAAAATACTCTCTGGGCAATCGGGTGAACCTTCCGGACAATTTGCTAGGTAAATCGGTTATGTATTTGAATGAACAAAATATTTATGCTCAAAATTATGTGGACGATATCAGTGAAGAGCTTATTGACCAACCGATGGCCCCGACGAAGATGGACGTAATATTCTCAGAGAAAAGTGATCAAAATGATATGTTGAAATTGATGAAGAAAATGTTCCCTGAAGTGGATGCAATATTACATCCAGGACATAAAATTACAATCGTTCCGAAGGGGGTTTCTAAATGGAGTGGTGTATTGTATTTAGCCGACCATTTAGAGGTTAGAAGAACGGAAATCGTCTCGATTGGCGATGGATTGGATGATATGGAGATGATTGCCGGATCTGGTCTAGGTGTTGCCATGGGCAATGCGGATGAGGAAGTAAGGAAAGTGGCAAAATGGGTGACGCGCTCCAATGATCAAGATGGTGTTGCCTATATGCTGAGGGAATTTTTCAGGAAACAGCATCCAATCGAATTTTTACAAAAGATGAATATGCTTAAGTGAATGGCAGGGCTCCTTCATTTAGAAGGGGCCCCATTCAGATAATGCAGCTTGCGAGGCCTGTTTCATTTCATAAATAATTATAAGCTTCTTTCCATAAACTAAAGGAAAATCAGTAATGGAAAGGAAGAATTCAATGGGTGTAATCAATGCAAAAGAAGTGCAAGTCGGTGACGAGGTGTTTGTGATTTATAATAATCCCCATGTTCCCACCGTTTCGAATATAAGAGCAGCGGAAATTGTTCCGCATCCCAAAGACCCCAATGCAGTTGCCTTGTTCCTGAACGATACATTTCATACGATTGAGGATGATGATGCCTTGTTCACTTCGGAAGCCGCAGCGGAAAAAGCCTACAGTGACTATATGTATAATCAGGACCAGATGACTTGAAAAGGCGTTTACTTCGCTTTACTGAAAGAGAATGAATAGAAGAAAGCCCTCGCTTATAGAGCGGGGGCTCTTTTTGAGCATATTCACGAGTAAAAGCTCGAATTCACGAGTATATGCTCCAAATTCACGAGTAAAGGCTCTGAATTCACGAGTAACGCTCGAATTCACGAGTAAAAGCTCGAAATTCACGAGTAAAAGCTCTGAATTCACGAGTAAAAGCTCGAAATTCACGAGTATATGCTCCAAACTCACGAGTAAAAGCTCGAAATTCACGAGTAAAAGCCCGAAATTCACGAGTAAAAGCCCGGAATTCACGAGTAACGCTCGAATTCACGAGTATATGCTCCAAACTCACGAGTAAAAGCTCGAAATTCACGAGTAAAAGCCCGAAATTCACGAGTAAAAGCCCGAAATTCACGAGTAACGCTCGAAATTCACGAGTGAAAGCTCGAAATTCACGAGTATTTGCTCCAAACTCACGAGTAAAAGCCACAAATTCACGAGTATATGCTCGAAATTCACGAGTAACGCTCGAATTCACGAGTAAAAGCTCGAAATTCACGAGTATATGCTCCAAACTCACAAGTAAAAGCCCGAAATTCACGAATAATGCTCGAAATTCACGAGTAAAGGCTCTGAATTCACGAGTGTTTGTTCCAAACTTATGTGTAAACGCACCCACACTTACATGTCAGAAGCCAGTAGTGTTAAAACAGCATATTTTGCGGGTGAATTAAAAAAACTGCCACTCATTTTTTCAGGAAAACAGAGTGACAGTTATGGCTTTATCAGTTATTGGATTGTATAAATAGTTTCATTGCGTGAATTTGCCCAATATGGTTGGTTTCGTGGAGCACTACAAAATTAATAAATTCCCCGACTGTTTCCATTCCGTTGAAAGGCTGTGCTGTTTTTTCTGTCAATCGTTCTTCCGGAATTTCAAGAAGTCGATCAAGTTGCTCATGCAGCTGTTGCTTTAATAATTCAACGCTAGGTACGTCCCCGCTCCAGTTCGCTGGTTTTGAACCATATCCGAATAGTTGGCTGTAATTCGCTGGCAAATCACTGTTGGATTTCAATAAAAAATTTTCGGCTGCAGTAAGGACATGTCCAAGATGCCAATGGATTGTATTATTAAAACCTTCAGGCTGAACATCCATAAACTCTGGATTGATTCCCTCGATTTCTTTTAAAAGATTGCTGCGCATGACCGTTAGCTGATTTTTTATATAATTCATTTTACATTCCCCTTTCAATCTTGTTTTTCTAAATGCTATCTCATGAAATTATAGCAAGGATAATTCAATATTATCAAATTTTAGATAAGTCTTTTCACGAAAGAAAGGATTATCGATTCTTAATTTCTTTTTTAGGGTTTTAATTGTCAGTTAATAATCGGAATGAATGCATTTGAAGCGAGTAGCTCTAATTTGGTTTGGTTGAGTGCAAGACATATGCCCAAGGGATACAGGGTTCATGAACTCTTAAGCCAAAGGTTGGAGTTTTTTTGCTGTTAATTAATTGACAAATATTCCTATTACTCTTTTATGTGGACTAGTATAATGAAATATATTGGATAATTAATCCATTAGTATGTGGGGAGATGACATATGATGAAAAGGAAACAGCTGCTTGTTGCACTTAGTCTATTATCAATTACGGTAGCTTCAGGTTGTACAACAAAGCAAGAACGTATTTCCGTCCAAAAATATGAAGGTAAAAACTACAAATTCGAAGCATATAAACAAAAGGTAGAAGTGGCGAAAACAGAAAAAACAAAAGAAATAATAAAGAATGCGGATTGGGAAGAGTTCGCATTGGAGAAGGATCATCCTAAGGCGGACTTCATCTTTTATTTTAATGATGAAAAAAGCGAAGGTAAAATGGCTGTATATTATGTTTGGATTAATACTGATGAAAATATTGTAGAATTAACCAAGGATAAATATAGCAAATATGCACAGTTAAATAGAAAGGATTCTGAAACTATATTAAGACTTCTGCATTAATGAAAAGGAGGAGATAGGCAGTACCTGCACTTTCTAAAAACCTCCAGCCAAGCATTTTTTCATTGCATTTAGAATTCACATGTGACCGAGTGGCCAGTTATTTATGGGGTAATCTTTTGGAGGGGCTTATGAGGAAAATTACTTTATCTAATGGAAAAATGGTGGAAGTTGAATGTTTAAGCGCGCTTTGACAAGTGGGGAAGTAGAAGCAGAGGGTGGTGTAATAGTCGAATCTGAATATTTTCATGCTCACCAAGACGTTGCATACCCCATTGAAGGTTTAGTGATATTAGCATCTAAACGCCATATTAAGTGCTTTGATGAATTAAATGAACGAGAAAAGGTTGATTACATAAACGTATTAACCAGGATTAGAAAAGCTCAAAGGGAAGTATTGGGGGTAAACCACGTTTATTATTTTTACAATGAGGATACTTTCCACCATTTTCATACTTGGATGGTTCCTCGATATGAATGGATGTACGAGTTTGGACGTTCGGTGGAATCAGTTAGACCAGTTTTGCTGCATGCAAGAAACAGCTTGAATGATGTTGAAAATTTAAAAACTGTAATGGATGGAATCGAGGCATTAAAAAAAGAATTAAACCGATAATCCTTCCTGTTCAATGTTTAAAAAAGGAGAAAGAACCCATTTTCCATACAAGTCCGGGTTCTTTCATTCTGCTCAGGCTGAATCAGTCTTCTTATTCGTTGTCCTCAATAGTGGCATTGTGCAACAACGGAAAGAGCCACCGGACTTGATGATTTCGCTTATATCGATTTCAATGACTTCGTATCCGCGTTCACGAAGCTGGCTATTTACCTGTTTATTACATGGTAGACTGAATAACCTTTTATTGCCAATCGAAAGCACGTTGGTTCCTAATGTGAATTGTTCTTCTTTAGTCACTTCTATCATGTCGTAACGTGAAGCTAATAAATCCATCTCTTTTTTTGTAAAGGACTCTGGAAAAATAAGCGCTTCAGTCGGTGATATGATATTGAAAACACAATCTAAATGAAGGAATGTTTCAATGAAAGGAACCGCGATGACATCGTATTCCGGTAATAGGGATTGAAGATGCTTGACGGATGTTTCATCCGTTCTTTCACTGATTCCAATATAGATGGTCTTTCCGTCAATAATGACATCCCCGCCCTCAATATAATTTTTGAGGAGGTTGAAATATGAGATACCATTCGTTTCGAGCCAGGATTTCAATATTTGTTCTTCACCCTGCCTTATACCTGTTGCCAATTCAGCAACGTATACGGTATTGCCAAGAGTAAAACCGATATCCCTCGTGAAAACTTGTTCTGGATATGTAAATTGTGGCGGAAGTTTTATGACTTCAATCCCTTCATGTTCAAGAGCCTTAATAAATTGGGCGTGCTGCTTCATGGCAAGTGCCTGATCGATATTTTCTTCTTGAAACTCTTTTTGAGTTTCGTTAATGATCTCGCGGATTTCCATATAACGTGGTTCACAGACGATCACCCGTGATAGCTTTGAATATTCACTTGCACAATAAGCTTCCAGTTCTTCGTTTATTTTGTTCACCATAAATGAGCTCCCTCTAAATAGAATTGTATCTTTACTATTTCCTCTTTTTTCTAGAAAGAAACATAAAATTATATCATCGAACTGCACCGCTAAATTTGGATGGGTTAAAACTAACTTCTCTGATCGCCCCTAATAAATGATTCCGGTATAAACGGGTTAGAGTCTTTCAATTCGAAGAAAGTTCTGTTTAAAAAACATTCCAGTCGTTTTCAGAAATCCGCTCCCTTTCACGATATCGTCAAACTGATTTAAAAATTTCATCTAGATAAAGCCGAATTTAAAATAATCGTATACGGCACCTAGGGAAAAAGGATTATTTTTTTTCGGGTCGAATATATAATGAGCATGCTTTTAATATAAGGGGGAGATTGTAATGATGGATACTCCATTGATCATGACTCAAATCATTGAGAGAGCTGAAAAATATTTTCCGAAGAAAGAGGTAGTTTCGCGTACGGATGGTGGAATTCATACATTTACATACGCTGAGATTACTGAGCGTACAAGAAGGCTGACCAGTAGTCTTGAAAAATTCGGTATTCAAACAGGTGACCGTATTGGAACACTTGCCTGGAACCATCATCGGCATTTAGAAGCTTATTTTGCGATTCCTTGTCATGGTGCTGTCCTACATACAATCAATATGCGTCTGTCTCCTCAACATGTATCTTATATCGTCAATAGTGCGGAGGATCGATTATTATTGATAGACCCGGATGTCATCCCCCTTTTGGAAGCAATTAAAGATGAGTTAACGTCAGTGGAAGGCTATATCATAATGACGGATAAAGATGAGCTGCCTGAAACGACCCTTTCACCTATTTACCATTATGAAAAATTATTGGCAGAAGGGAATCCGAAACAGCCATTCATTCAAACCTTGGATGAAAATGCACCTGCCGGAATATGTTATACTTCCGCCACGACCGGGAATCCAAAAGGTGTGGTTTATTCACATCGCGGAATTTTGTTGCATGCGATTGCACTGGGGCTTGCCGATTCTACAGCATTAAGCGAACGTGATGTGGCACTTCCTGTCGTGCCCATGTTTCATGTAAATGCCTGGGGCATGCCTTTTGCCAGTGTTTGGTTTGGAACAAAGATGGTTTTGCCGGGACCTTATTTCACCCCAAAGATTTTGGCTGAGCTTATAGAAACAGAGAAGGTTACAATCGCAGCAGGGGTTCCGACGATATGGCTGGGCTTATTGAAGGAGCTAGAAGAAGGCAGCCATGATACGAGCAGCATTCGTGCTGTTTTATGCGGAGGGTCGGCTGCTCCGAAAAGCATGATTCAAACCTTTGAACAAAAGTATGGGATACCATTCCTGCATGCTTATGGAATGACTGAAACAAGCCCGCTCGTATTTGTATCCAAACCAAAAAGCTATCAGGAAAATCTCTCTGAAGAAGAACTTTATGAGTTGAAGGCCAAGCAGGGCCTTGTTTCACCAATGATAGAAATTAAAGTGATCGGTCAGGGTGGCGAAGTGAAACCTGATGGAAAAGAAATGGGCGAATTGCTGATCAGGGGCCCTTGGATAGCGAATGAGTATTTTAAGGATGAGCGGTCAGAGGATACGTTTAAAGATGGCTGGCTGTATACGGGGGATGTTGTCACGATTGATGAAGAAGGATTCGTGAAAATCGTCGACCGGACCAAGGACTTGATAAAAAGCGGCGGTGAGTGGATTTCTTCCGTAGATATAGAGAATGCATTAATGGCCCATGATGCAATCTTTGAGGCGGCGGTGATTGCGGTGCCTCACGAAAAATGGCAGGAACGGCCGATTGCCTGTGTTGTTTTGAAGGACGCATACAAGGGGCAAGTGTCCCAGGAGAACATCATTGAATTTTTAATGCCGCAGTTTGCAAAATGGTGGCTGCCCGATGAAGTGGTCTTTTTGGATGAAATTCCTAAAACGGGCGTTGGGAAGTTCTTGAAAAGGGCATTGCGTGATCAGCTTCAGGATAAATATATCAATAAATAATGCTATATTTGTTTAATTATGACTTTTCTGCCTATTCCGTTAATGGTAGAAAAATATATAATAGAGTAATAGAACGAAAGAGGAGGAAATAAATTGAATATTGAATCGACATCACCTGCTGGTACTGTTTTAATAACATATTCGGACAGGACGGCTACTGTTGCAATGAACCGTCCAGAGGCCATGAATGCCTTAAATCCGAAAATGCTGTATGATTTCATAAATGCCCTTAAGGAAGTAAGTGAGAATGATGAAGTGGACGTCGTCATTATAAAAGGGAATGGCAAAGCATTTTCCGCAGGCGGTGACATTAAGATGATGCTCTCGCCTGAAAAAGAAAACGCTTTCGATGAACTGATGGATGGAATCAGTGAATTGGTGACCACTCTATACTTCATGCCTAAATTGACCATCAGTGCCATTCATGGTGCAGCTGCAGGACTTGGGTTGAGTATAGCGCTTGCAACCGATCACCTTATTGCCGATTCGGACAGTAAGGTTGCGATGAATTTTATCGGGATTGGATTAATCCCTGATGGCGGCGGACACTTTTTCCTTGAACGCCGTCTTGGTGAAGTGGGTGCGAAAGAATTGATCTGGGAAGGTAAAGTGCTTACAGCTCTTGAAGCAAAAGAAAAGGGCATCATTCATGAAGTGGCAGAAGGAACCTTGGAACATGCGGTAGAGAAGAAAGTGCAATCATGGCTGCAAAGCCCGGTTCAGGCCATGATTAAAACGAAAAAAATCCTTAGTGAAAAAAATCGCCCACTATTAATCAAGATCCTTGAGATTGAAAAAGCTGCTCAGATGAAAATGCGCCAAACGGCGGACCACCAAGAGGGAATAAAAGCTTTCGTGGAAAAAAGAAAACCGAACTTCATCGGAAAATGAATGAGAAAGGCCGTCACTTTCTAGTGACGGCCTCTGTTTGTAGGCAAAAGGGATTCGGAAAACTTTTCTTTCATCAACGATGTTCCTGCACCAACTGAACCAAAGTGAAACCTTCAACTCCTCGAGTATGGTTTCTTTCTAAAGTTTATTACAAAGTTGATTGGAGAGGGTGCCTGGGGCAGTAATCAACGTCCAAATTGTATAAGCCCTAAAAAAACGTAGGCAAACTTGAGTTTCATTGAGTTTATCTACAGTCTGGGTGGCGGTCATGATATGTGACCGCCTTTTTTATATAAGGAATGTGTGGAAAACTTGATCATATTTTTCAGTGATTGCGCTTCCATTTCCAATCAGCGATGAAAAAGCAATAAAGCGCCTGAAGGTGATGTACAGCGATGTGTTCGATCTTGATAGTTTTTTTCCTTTAATAGATTTTGTCCCAATTCTTTTGCTTGTTCATCATTCTCGGCTGTAAATGGTTCATCCAATAGTTTTTCCCCTGACGGTTCAAAAACGGTCAATTTGTATATTCTGCTCATTTTCAAAAACTCCCTTGTCAATAATGATGCTGTCTTTTATCTAAAGATAGGTGCTGTTATAAAAATTTTATCATTATCTGTCAATTTTGACTATTGTTATGTAAGGGAATGTATTAAGAAAGCGAACATTGATAAGTAGCTGAATATCTTGAAAAATGATGGTAAATAACTAAATCGAACTAATTTCATGGTTTCTTCCTTTATCTTTGGAAACAATGAAAACAAAACCTATTTATACTAGAGGAATTCTCTCCTTAAAATGAAAAATCATAAATGATATAATAAACCTGAGTAAAATGTAGGAAGTGTATGGAGCGAAGGGGGATTTTTTGAATGACGGTAAAAATCGTTAATAATATCACTGAATTGATAGGAGATACACCTGTTGTAAGGATTAATCATTTAACAGCGGAGGGTGACGCTGAAGTATTTGTGAAACTTGAATATTTCAATCCGAGCCGCAGCGTAAAAGATCGGGCTGCCTTCAACTTGATTAGGCAGGCAGAATTGGATGGTATCATTCAATCCGGGGCCACGATCATAGAACCAACATCAGGAAATACAGGAATTGGGCTTGCAATGAATGCCGCGGCAAAGGGGTATCGGGCCATTATGGTCATGCCGGATAATATGTCGAAAGAAAGAATCAATATCTTAAAGGCATACGGAGCGGAAGTTGTCCTAACCCCAGCATCAGAGCGGATGCCTGGAGCCATTCGTAAAGCTGAGGAACTTGCCGCAGAGATTCCGAATAGCTTTATTCCGCAGCAATTCGAAAACCAAGCCAATCCTGATATTCACAGAGTGACGACAGCAGTCGAGATTCTGGATCAGATGGATGGAAACCTGGATGTGTTTGTCGCTACTGCTGGAACGGGAGGAACGATAACCGGTACAGGTGAAGCCTTAAAAGAACATCTGCCGGAGTTAAAGGTTGTCGTTGTCGAGCCTAAGGGTTCCCCAGTTCTTTCCGGCGGAAAGCCTGGTCCTCATAAATTAGTGGGTACAAGCCCTGGTTTTATCCCCAATATTTTAAATACAGAGGTATTTGATGAAATCGTTCAAGCGGCAGATGAAGATGCGATTTCCACCATGAAGGATTTGGCTTCGAAGGAAGGTATATTGATTGGACCTTCAGGAGGTGCTTCTGTCTGGACTGCCCTGCAAGAAGCCCGTCGTCTCGGAAGTGGCAAACGAGTATTATGCATTGCACCGGATAATGGTGAACGATATTTAAGTATGGATATTTTTAAATGAAAAAAAAAGACCGAATGCCGTGCATGAAACAATGTTCACGCCATTCGGTCTTTTTCCTGTTGAAATTGCCCATACTGGAATAACCAGGTACAATGATGCCGTATTAAAATAATAATATATGGGAAAGTATGTTCTGTTTATGTTAGAATTAAATGTTGAAAGAAATCGAGGTGATACTTTTGAGCGGTTTGAAGTTCATTCATGCGGCGGATCTCCATTTGGATAGCCCCTTTTCAGGGTTGAAGGATATGCCGTCAGCTATATTAAAGGAATTAAGGGACAGTCCGTTTAAAGCTTTTAAAACGATCATTAATGAAGCGATTTCATATCAGGTTGATTTTATCGTGTTATCGGGGGATCTATTTGATGGGGAAAATCGGAGTCTCCGGACACAGGTGCGCTTTCGAGCCGAAATGGAAAAACTCCAGCAGCATCAGATCCCTGCTTATATCATTCATGGTAACCATGATCATCTTGGAGGCTCATGGATCACTGTGGGGCTGCCGGATAATGTCCACGTATTTTCAGGGAAAACCGAAGTGAAACGGTTTGAAAAAATCGATGGGACGACTGTCCACCTTTATGGATTCAGTTATCCACGCCGTCACGTAAGGGAGAGAATGATCGAAACATACATAAAAGCTGAAGGGGCCGATTATCATATAGGTCTGCTTCATGGGAATTTGGAAGGCAATTCCGAACATAGCCCATACGCCCCTTTTTCATTGAAGGAACTAGCTGCTAAAGATTTCGATTATTGGGCATTAGGCCATATTCATAAACATCAGGTAGTATCAGAAGATCCGCTAGTGATATACCCAGGAAATATTCAAGGCAGGAACAGAAAGGAGTCCGGCATTAAAGGGTGCTTGCTGGTCGAATTCGACGGGCACATGAAGCGTCACTCTTTTATTGAAACCTCTGAGGTGATATGGGAAAGCGAAACAATTGAAATATCCGCGGAAGGTGGATTTGATGTCCTGTTCAAGCAATGCAAGGAAGTAATTGAACAGAAGCGTTTCGATGGGAGAAACTTACTTTTGGAATTGAAGCTGGATGCAGCTGACGCAGCAGGCCCTTCCGGGGATTATCTTGAAGAATTGACCCGGATCTTGCAGGAAGAGGACCAAGGGGAACCATTTATCTGGGTGTATAAAATCAAAGTCATCCAGTCCATGCCGATGATTAGGTCAAATGAAAGAATATCGCCCTTTATGGCTGAGGTATCGATGCTTGCTTCTGAATTTGATGATACGGATGCTGCTCTGGCCCCGCTTTATATTCATCCGGGTGCAAGACGGTTTCTTGATTCAATAGGGCCGGAAGAGCAGAGGGAACTTTTGGATGAAGCGGAAAGATGGCTTTTGCAAGTTTTTGAAGCGAATCAATGAATGTAGGAAGGAGGAACGGATTTGATTATTAAAGACCTCCATGTTTATGGTTACGGCAAACTGGAAAATCAGCGTTTTCCTGAATTGGGACAGCTGCAGGTTTTCTTTGGGGAAAATGAATCGGGCAAGTCAACCATCATGTCCTTCATTCATAGTATGCTGTTTGGTTTTCCGACAAAGGTTCAAAACGAACCGCGTTACGAGCCCAAAATGCATGCCAAATATGGGGGAAGGCTCAGTCTCATAACAAAAAATGATGGGGAAATCGTCATTGAGCGTGTGAAGGGAAAGGCTGCTGGTGATGTAAAATTGACCTTCGAGGATGGAAGGGTCGGCGGCGAGGAAGAATTGAATGAGATTCTCCATGGCGTTGATAAAAACTATTACCAAGCCATTTTTTCTTTCGACCTTCAAGGTCTGCAGGGATTACATACATTAAGTGAAGGGACCATGAGCAAATATCTGCTTTCAGCTGGGCTGATTGGGAATGATAAACTTCTTGAAGCCGAAACGAAATTGCAAAAGGAGCTCGATTTAAGGTTCAAGCCTTCAGG
This sequence is a window from Brevibacillus sp. JNUCC-41. Protein-coding genes within it:
- a CDS encoding DinB family protein — protein: MNYIKNQLTVMRSNLLKEIEGINPEFMDVQPEGFNNTIHWHLGHVLTAAENFLLKSNSDLPANYSQLFGYGSKPANWSGDVPSVELLKQQLHEQLDRLLEIPEERLTEKTAQPFNGMETVGEFINFVVLHETNHIGQIHAMKLFIQSNN
- the cysK gene encoding cysteine synthase A; the protein is MTVKIVNNITELIGDTPVVRINHLTAEGDAEVFVKLEYFNPSRSVKDRAAFNLIRQAELDGIIQSGATIIEPTSGNTGIGLAMNAAAKGYRAIMVMPDNMSKERINILKAYGAEVVLTPASERMPGAIRKAEELAAEIPNSFIPQQFENQANPDIHRVTTAVEILDQMDGNLDVFVATAGTGGTITGTGEALKEHLPELKVVVVEPKGSPVLSGGKPGPHKLVGTSPGFIPNILNTEVFDEIVQAADEDAISTMKDLASKEGILIGPSGGASVWTALQEARRLGSGKRVLCIAPDNGERYLSMDIFK
- a CDS encoding long-chain fatty acid--CoA ligase — its product is MMDTPLIMTQIIERAEKYFPKKEVVSRTDGGIHTFTYAEITERTRRLTSSLEKFGIQTGDRIGTLAWNHHRHLEAYFAIPCHGAVLHTINMRLSPQHVSYIVNSAEDRLLLIDPDVIPLLEAIKDELTSVEGYIIMTDKDELPETTLSPIYHYEKLLAEGNPKQPFIQTLDENAPAGICYTSATTGNPKGVVYSHRGILLHAIALGLADSTALSERDVALPVVPMFHVNAWGMPFASVWFGTKMVLPGPYFTPKILAELIETEKVTIAAGVPTIWLGLLKELEEGSHDTSSIRAVLCGGSAAPKSMIQTFEQKYGIPFLHAYGMTETSPLVFVSKPKSYQENLSEEELYELKAKQGLVSPMIEIKVIGQGGEVKPDGKEMGELLIRGPWIANEYFKDERSEDTFKDGWLYTGDVVTIDEEGFVKIVDRTKDLIKSGGEWISSVDIENALMAHDAIFEAAVIAVPHEKWQERPIACVVLKDAYKGQVSQENIIEFLMPQFAKWWLPDEVVFLDEIPKTGVGKFLKRALRDQLQDKYINK
- a CDS encoding enoyl-CoA hydratase, which translates into the protein MNIESTSPAGTVLITYSDRTATVAMNRPEAMNALNPKMLYDFINALKEVSENDEVDVVIIKGNGKAFSAGGDIKMMLSPEKENAFDELMDGISELVTTLYFMPKLTISAIHGAAAGLGLSIALATDHLIADSDSKVAMNFIGIGLIPDGGGHFFLERRLGEVGAKELIWEGKVLTALEAKEKGIIHEVAEGTLEHAVEKKVQSWLQSPVQAMIKTKKILSEKNRPLLIKILEIEKAAQMKMRQTADHQEGIKAFVEKRKPNFIGK
- a CDS encoding YhzD family protein, which codes for MSRIYKLTVFEPSGEKLLDEPFTAENDEQAKELGQNLLKEKNYQDRTHRCTSPSGALLLFHR
- a CDS encoding metallophosphoesterase family protein, whose amino-acid sequence is MSGLKFIHAADLHLDSPFSGLKDMPSAILKELRDSPFKAFKTIINEAISYQVDFIVLSGDLFDGENRSLRTQVRFRAEMEKLQQHQIPAYIIHGNHDHLGGSWITVGLPDNVHVFSGKTEVKRFEKIDGTTVHLYGFSYPRRHVRERMIETYIKAEGADYHIGLLHGNLEGNSEHSPYAPFSLKELAAKDFDYWALGHIHKHQVVSEDPLVIYPGNIQGRNRKESGIKGCLLVEFDGHMKRHSFIETSEVIWESETIEISAEGGFDVLFKQCKEVIEQKRFDGRNLLLELKLDAADAAGPSGDYLEELTRILQEEDQGEPFIWVYKIKVIQSMPMIRSNERISPFMAEVSMLASEFDDTDAALAPLYIHPGARRFLDSIGPEEQRELLDEAERWLLQVFEANQ
- a CDS encoding Cof-type HAD-IIB family hydrolase, which produces MVYRLLAVNIDGTLLQSNGRLNKSTKEAIDYVHQKGVHVALVTSRNYHSAKKVAKALKINPMMVAQQGAFVGASVEKPIMVKRISEELTVELVQMLEKTTCQILLIHEKYSLGNRVNLPDNLLGKSVMYLNEQNIYAQNYVDDISEELIDQPMAPTKMDVIFSEKSDQNDMLKLMKKMFPEVDAILHPGHKITIVPKGVSKWSGVLYLADHLEVRRTEIVSIGDGLDDMEMIAGSGLGVAMGNADEEVRKVAKWVTRSNDQDGVAYMLREFFRKQHPIEFLQKMNMLK
- a CDS encoding transcriptional regulator SplA domain-containing protein codes for the protein MERKNSMGVINAKEVQVGDEVFVIYNNPHVPTVSNIRAAEIVPHPKDPNAVALFLNDTFHTIEDDDALFTSEAAAEKAYSDYMYNQDQMT
- a CDS encoding dimethylarginine dimethylaminohydrolase family protein gives rise to the protein MVNKINEELEAYCASEYSKLSRVIVCEPRYMEIREIINETQKEFQEENIDQALAMKQHAQFIKALEHEGIEVIKLPPQFTYPEQVFTRDIGFTLGNTVYVAELATGIRQGEEQILKSWLETNGISYFNLLKNYIEGGDVIIDGKTIYIGISERTDETSVKHLQSLLPEYDVIAVPFIETFLHLDCVFNIISPTEALIFPESFTKKEMDLLASRYDMIEVTKEEQFTLGTNVLSIGNKRLFSLPCNKQVNSQLRERGYEVIEIDISEIIKSGGSFRCCTMPLLRTTNKKTDSA